The following are encoded together in the Montipora foliosa isolate CH-2021 chromosome 12, ASM3666993v2, whole genome shotgun sequence genome:
- the LOC137980220 gene encoding thyroid receptor-interacting protein 11-like isoform X1 — MQRILFLMVEYTVLQRTHEILEQTWPTQVANQGSCNILPHHTAKVARRVSFCTDFILSFILNMSSWLSNNLTGSLSSISNITGQISSFTREILTEGADEVSDPSAELQVAQARINDLEAHLLTQKAEYERVKHNNEELHVRLEASELQISNISKEYRMQLHNQEQELIKLRESSRFHEQHDHSFGQRERHDSADSSDEPLETKRLHNEILKLQAECQHWKSVAHGAENQDKLHVKEIDQYQQELTALQSSYLQKIATLNKKHKQELLKLQDEKEELTQRCEELEEQLLIKNKSEIEGSYHTLAAVDDMDKVFSSSLKEQLVAAEKSIIQLKSEVQIQDERIKVLNNELQEKKDAIEAVQKDLDKSQAKYEELNKSRIDAMSTSENSLEVSKKYVEKLQTELKDLNQELIGLQSDSESLKRLQEQFHRVATENTELKGQLSCTQAEARRLHRCVEEVKSELDQLSFSTMELMEELQISHGLQQEQKIELENLKSVKFVKGEAKEEMGKFRSALAALWERHLCLAQLYQQVRQELHTSNARLVAMFQARHLSTNSVREDVKELKQRLVQRSRAKVDHVVKEKESLMSRSAELRVTVEELEGAVMDLQSDNEQVAQETKDRVTEMGRQQDMGDDDDDEAPDIVGALHAEKAVLESTIVGLEQKVQDLQELVNALQNQKEWSNDMESGGEQPSPSGSSESVASFTESTQQNDEPLLGISPEREIIQEAAVSLEVEPKSLSQELQQHIQGHQPEISQETAMLLEQTSELGQELEQQLEDYQRQVQEFELVQRDWEGEKEALEGLVLSLRRQVKELEGLPYNNSEDHQEITRLQHENYEIMAEKKQILQAWKTVEDEFVTLNISKPLSQNETEFDMERADVLRASLHEWASYHRQSMIDSSDNISVNEGSQTDEGFLLYLKKLQELEKDNSLMREQTQRLIQEIDEKTSEVADVQIELEAKSAEVLSIRDEKRDLMDMINERDERICELEESFNAHLLDLTASKDNEISFLRTGQEDVAKLLEENRKECSLLKTKNDELLGVLGQNQQTCEELGEQNKSLVIQLAERERYLESVKQDKGNLQTFLKEKDHANRSLSAENNKLLMEREVLQSLVDEYKDKVNAQSNQGIEISKLEKEIEQLSQQVQMRQERCIALESMQATILLEKDNLEAELQKSSAKVDNFASELKEAFSEIEMLKVEKTKLGDAVENHVSACRDLEKKLADTTIEKEEILSQLGVQDLQVDKLELDVMEKGAQVDLLKLDIGKLSVALKEKEQLIHTQVVTASNPDDASYQRVQLLRLLEGKDQEIAALKQKDASLVELVNQTDDNSRRSQEAYESKLQQLKEDKERLLSDLSLREEELLNAGDRLEAMREKMQGKDQASQLLHTEHARLLALNESQANEMGKLREKVSFLQKLVEERGKAKSEEDQRMQNENAQLRRQMGALQVEHETLSVLIHDKDKQIAALAQLGSTITPIPSSQGSDVQVRMLQDERDSVFREKVAKDEEISRLREEILLLSEALQQKTDLATRTSSENEKMNREMENIQSQLNRLSADNMNVVRNDNRIKELEDELFLCKNVILNKESEIKQILDESQNEKSLILVELDGVKSERDYILEQKEVETNELKNKILQLANLLIDSEHGGSVDDIDNNFQTLLYNVKNQRNNALRERDNKIQSLREQLSNVTLLTQARGDRDSRLEEVLRDKEDLHRLLLQTQNEKQDLLQEKESIVADLQDQIVSLSKAVSEKDRASQLDLQHVTQERERIVKELDEAQRIREEMDTAKSQCEAEISRLQSELYQMRGTLSQERETITKLLEAVDQHKVAVEDKDRMVKGLTTEREQLVRTGEQLRNRVQQLQEELSVASNGQKIAETKMAQELDRLRNHLVQVEESYTHEALEAEERERDLRVKMAQVEEKLVSSSHSMLDRDRQASVQIENLQKQLQAFATQRDRAVMDLTIYQEQADQYQTSLNNLQLVLEQFQREREAQLKGAQEEAQKEVVKAWDKVKELQQRENHFKKQLEAAARVTQDVVNIRNELKEKEEELLKHKEEVARLDEELRVSQERINSLNSLSNSKVEKSLVKNMLLSYFNTPENKRTEVVRVVGALLGFTHEELEKVGTGSSAPKGSWISTIIPFGHSAPKTPTKTTASGEKTFSELFVSFLESESEVRLSGNGRKQAVNLSNPLLTGAAAHHVIQSAGRPIATSTPVGTPARNNIPPLPTSAIARPFTGPVSGVNAVTRPNLSGTNGNPLLVGSLTPVQDLPALSSSNSLRTLLEGNT, encoded by the exons ATGCAACGAATCCTTTTCCTAATGGTAGAGTACACTGTTTTACAGCGGACTCATGAGATCCTCGAGCAAACATGGCCGACTCAAGTAGCCAATCAGGGCAGCTGTAACATTCTGCCACATCACACAGCCAAAGTTGCTCGAAGGGTGAGCTTTTGCACCGATTTTATCCTTTCATTTATCCTAAATATGTCCTCATGGCTGAGCAACAACCTAACAGGCAGTCTTTCAAGTATCTCTAATATAACTGGACAAATTTCTTCTTTTACCCGTGAGATATTGACAGAAGGTGCAGACGAAGTATCAG ATCCTTCAGCAGAGCTCCAAGTTGCACAAGCTCGTATAAATGATCTTGAAGCGCACCTGTTGACACAAAAAGCCGAG TATGAAAGAGTTAAACACAACAATGAGGAACTTCATGTTAGACTGGAGGCATCTGAACTTCAAATCAGCAATATTTCAAAAGAGTACAGAATGCAGCTGCACAACCAGGAG CAAGAACTCATTAAACTCAGAGAGTCAAGCAGATTTCATGAGCAACATGACCACAGCTTTGGGCAAAGAGAAAGACATGACTCTGCAGACAGCAGTGATGAGCCTTTGGAAACCAAAAGACTACATAATGAGATATTAAAACTTCAAGCAGAATGTCAACACTGGAAATCTGTTGCACATGGAGCA GAAAATCAGGATAAACTACATGTTAAAGAAATTGACCAGTATCAACAGGAATTGACAGCTTTGCAGAGTAGTTACTTGCAAAAGATAGCAACCCTGAACAAGAAGCACAAACAAGAACTGCTAAAATTGCAAGACGAAAAGGAAGAATTGACACAAAGATGCGAGGAGTTGGAAGAGCAACttctaataaaaaataaatcag AAATTGAGGGGAGTTATCATACTCTTGCTGCTGTGGATGACATGGACAAAGTGTTTTCCTCATCATTGAAAGAGCAGTTGGTTGCTGCAGAAAAAAGTATAATACAGCTAAAAAGTGAAGTGCAAATACAGGATGAAAGAATAAAGGTCTTGAATAATGAGCTTCAGGAAAAGAAAGATGCTATTGAAGCAGTGCAGAAGGATTTGGATAAAAGTCAAGCAAAGTATGAAGAATTAAATAAGTCTCGTATTGATGCTATGTCTACTTCAGAAAACAGTTTAGAGGTAAGCAAGAAATATGTAGAAAAACTTCAAACTGAACTTAAAGATCTAAACCAAGAACTCATTGGTTTGCAAAGTGACTCTGAAAGCTTAAAAAGGCTACAGGAACAGTTTCATCGTGTAGCGACGGAAAATACTGAGCTCAAGGGACAGTTGAGTTGTACCCAGGCAGAGGCACGGAGGCTGCATCGCTGTGTTGAAGAAGTCAAGTCTGAGCTTGATCAACTTAGCTTTTCAACTATGGAGTTGATGGAAGAGCTGCAAATTTCTCATGGTCTGCAACAAGAACAGAAGATTGAGCTGGAGAATTTGAAAAGTGTTAAGTTTGTCAAAGGAGAGGCAAAAGAGGAGATGGGTAAATTTAGGAGTGCTTTGGCCG CTCTGTGGGAACGTCACCTGTGTCTTGCTCAGCTTTACCAGCAGGTCAGACAAGAGTTGCACACCAGTAACGCCAGGCTTGTGGCCATGTTCCAGGCCCGACAT CTTAGTACCAATTCTGTTCGTGAAGACGTTAAAGAACTTAAACAGCGGCTGGTACAGCGTAGTAGGGCCAAAGTGGACCATGTCGTGAAAGAAAAAGAATCTCTGATGAGCAGATCAGCTGAGCTGAGAGTTACAGTGGAGGAGTTGGAAGGTGCTGTGATGGACTTACAATCAGACAACGAACAAGTTGcgcaagaaacaaaagaccGTGTGACTGAGATGGGACGGCAGCAAGACATGGgggatgatgatgacgacgaggCACCTGATATTGTTGGGGCTCTGCATGCAGAGAAGGCTGTGTTGGAGAGTACTATTGTTGGGCTCGAACAGAAGGTTCAGGATCTACAGGAGCTGGTAAATGCTCTCCAGAATCAGAAAGAGTGGAGCAATGATATGGAATCTGGTGGGGAGCAACCGAGTCCATCCGGGTCATCAGAGAGTGTGGCAAGCTTCACGGAAAGTACTCAACAGAATGATGAACCGCTCCTAGGCATTTCACCTGAGCGGGAAATAATACAGGAGGCTGCAGTGTCCCTTGAGGTCGAGCCAAAGAGCCTGAGCCAAGAGCTGCAACAACATATCCAGGGACATCAGCCTGAAATATCACAAGAGACTGCAATGTTACTAGAACAGACAAGCGAACTTGGCCAGGAGTTAGAGCAGCAACTGGAGGATTACCAGCGACAAGTACAAGAGTTTGAATTGGTGCAGAGAGATTGGGAAGGAGAAAAAGAAGCGCTAGAGGGCTTGGTGCTGAGCCTTAGACGCCAGGTGAAAGAACTGGAAGGTCTTCCGTATAACAACTCCGAGGATCATCAAGAAATAACACGATTACAACATGAAAACTACGAAATAATGGCAGAGAAAAAACAGATTCTTCAGGCTTGGAAAACTGTAGAGGATGAATTTGTGACTCTGAATATCAGTAAGCCCCTTTCACAAAATGAAACTGAGTTTGACATGGAGCGGGCAGATGTACTGCGAGCTAGTCTGCATGAATGGGCATCATATCACAGGCAGTCCATGATCGATTCCAGTGATAATATCAGTGTGAATGAGGGCTCACAGACCGATGAAGGCttccttttgtatttgaaaaAGCTTCAGGAACTGGAAAAAGATAATTCTCTCATGCGAGAACAAACACAACGGCTTATTCAGGAAATAGACGAGAAAACTTCAGAAGTGGCTGATGTTCAAATTGAGCTGGAAGCGAAAAGTGCTGAGGTGCTTTCCATTAGAGATGAAAAACGGGATCTGATGGATATGATAAACGAACGAGATGAGAGGATATGTGAATTGGAGGAAAGTTTCAATGCTCATTTGCTGGATTTGACTGCTTCAAAAGACAACGAAATAAGCTTTTTGCGAACGGGGCAAGAAGATGTAGCAAAACTTCTTGAGGAAAACAGGAAGGAGTGCAGTTTGCTGAAAACGAAAAATGATGAGTTGCTTGGCGTGTTAGGACAAAATCAGCAGACCTGTGAAGAGCTTGGCGAACAAAACAAGAGCTTGGTTATCCAGTTAGCTGAGAGGGAAAGGTATCTTGAAAGCGTGAAACAAGACAAAGGCAATTTGCAAACGTTTCTTAAGGAAAAAGACCACGCTAATAGGTCGCTTTCTGCTGAGAACAATAAACTCTTGATGGAAAGAGAAGTATTACAAAGTTTAGTCGATGAGTACAAAGACAAAGTCAATGCTCAGTCTAATCAAGGCATTGAGATTTCCAAACTAGAGAAGGAAATTGAACAACTAAGTCAGCAGGTTCAAATGAGACAGGAAAGGTGCATAGCCTTGGAATCAATGCAGGCCACTATTTTGCTTGAAAAGGACAACCTTGAGGCTGAGCTGCAAAAAAGCAGTGCAAAGGTGGATAATTTCGCCTCTGAACTCAAAGAAGCGTTTTCCGAGATAGAAATGTTGAAGGTGGAAAAGACCAAGCTCGGTGATGCTGTTGAAAATCATGTTTCGGCCTGCAGAGACTTGGAGAAGAAGTTAGCGGACACCACAATCGAAAAGGAGGAGATCCTGAGCCAGTTGGGAGTTCAGGACTTACAAGTTGATAAACTCGAACTTGACGTAATGGAGAAAGGAGCCCAAGTTGATTTACTGAAGTTGGATATAGGAAAATTGTCTGTGGCactcaaagaaaaagaacagTTGATCCATACTCAAGTTGTAACGGCTTCAAACCCAGACGATGCTAGCTATCAACGAGTACAGCTCCTGAGATTGTTGGAGGGAAAAGATCAGGAGATAGCTGCTCTAAAGCAAAAAGACGCTTCATTAGTGGAGCTGGTGAATCAAACAGACGACAATTCGCGCAGATCACAGGAGGCTTATGAAAGCAAATTACAACAACTGAAGGAGGATAAGGAGAGGCTGCTATCAGATTTGAGCCTGCGAGAGGAAGAGTTGTTAAATGCGGGTGACAGATTAGAAGCTATGCGCGAGAAGATGCAGGGAAAAGACCAAGCTTCGCAGCTACTGCACACCGAGCATGCGCGACTACTTGCCTTGAATGAGTCACAAGCAAATGAAATGGGTAAACTAAGAGAAAAGGTTTCGTTTCTGCAAAAACTTGTCGAGGAACGTGGTAAGGCAAAATCCGAGGAAGACCAAAGAATGCAAAACGAAAACGCTCAGTTAAGGCGTCAAATGGGTGCACTGCAGGTGGAACACGAAACTTTGTCAGTGCTTATACATGATAAGGACAAACAGATTGCCGCTTTGGCGCAGTTGGGAAGTACAATCACTCCCATTCCCTCCTCTCAAGGGTCTGATGTGCAAGTCAGAATGCTTCAGGACGAAAGAGACTCAGTTTTTAGGGAAAAAGTAGCGAAAGATGAAGAAATTTCTCGACTGCGGGAAGAAATTCTCTTACTGAGTGAAGCTTTACAACAGAAAACTGATTTAGCTACGAGGACATCATCTGAAAATGAGAAGATGAATAGAGAAATGGAAAACATTCAGTCACAACTTAACAGGCTCTCTGCGGACAACATGAATGTGGTTAGGAATGATAACAGAATTAAGGAGTTAGAAGATGAATTATTTTTGTGTAAGAATGTTATACTGAACAAGGAATCAGAAATTAAGCAGATTTTGGACGAAAGTCAGAACGAGAAAAGTCTTATCTTGGTTGAACTTGATGGTGTTAAAAGCGAAAGGGATTATATTTTAGAacaaaaagaagttgaaacgAACGAGCTAAAGAATAAAATTTTACAGCTGGCAAATTTGCTTATTGATTCTGAACATGGGGGAAGTGTTGATGACATTGATAACAACTTTCAAACATTACTTTACAATGTTAAAAACCAAAGAAATAATGCCCTTAGAGAACGAGATAACAAAATCCAATCTTTACGGGAGCAACTTTCGAATGTGACCCTTCTGACGCAAGCCAGAGGAGATCGTGACTCAAGGTTGGAAGAAGTGTTGCGTGACAAAGAGGATTTGCATCGATTATTACTGCAAACACAGAATGAAAAGCAGGATCTGTTACAAGAGAAAGAGTCTATAGTCGCAGATTTGCAAGATCAGATCGTCAGCTTGAGTAAGGCGGTGAGTGAGAAAGATCGTGCATCACAATTGGATCTTCAACATGTAACTCAAGAGAGGGAACGAATTGTGAAGGAATTAGACGAAGCACAAAGGATCAGGGAGGAGATGGACACTGCTAAGTCCCAATGCGAAGCTGAGATAAGCAGATTACAGAGTGAACTGTACCAGATGAGAGGCACATTGTCCCAGGAGCGGGAGACAATTACCAAGCTGCTTGAAGCTGTGGATCAACACAAGGTGGCGGTGGAAGACAAAGACAGGATGGTGAAGGGATTGACGACGGAAAGGGAGCAGTTGGTTAGGACAGGAGAACAGCTTCGCAACAGAGTACAACAGCTACAAGAGGAGTTATCTGTAGCCAGCAATGGACAAAAGATAGCTGAGACCAAAATGGCCCAAGAGTTAGACAGACTCAGGAATCATCTTGTGCAG GTTGAAGAAAGTTATACACATGAAGCACTTGAGGCCGAGGAACGTGAAAGGGACCTCAGAGTGAAAATGGCCCAAGTTGAAGAGAAGCTTGTGTCTAGTTCACATTCTATGCTGGATAGAGA CCGACAAGCCTCTGTGCAGATTGAAAACCTCCAGAAACAACTCCAGGCCTTTGCGACCCAGCGTGACCGCGCAGTCATGGATCTGACCATATATCAAGAGCAGGCGGACCAGTACCAGACTTCTCTTAATAATTTGCAACTTGTTCTGGAACAGTTCCAAAGAG AGCGCGAGGCACAACTAAAAGGAGCTCAGGAGGAAGCACAGAAAGAAGTTGTGAAAGCCTGGGACAAAGTAAAAGAGCTACAACAAAGGGAGAATCACTTCAAG AAACAACTGGAGGCTGCGGCTCGTGTAACGCAAGATGTGGTGAATATTCGAAACGAACtcaaggaaaaagaagaagagcttTTAAAACACAAAGAAGAAG TGGCTCGTTTGGATGAGGAATTACGCGTCAGTCAAGAGCGTATTAACAGCCTCAACAGTTTGTCAAACAGCAAAGTGGAAAA ATCTCTGGTGAAAAACATGCTGTTGTCTTATTTTAATACCCCCGAAAATAAACGCACTGAAGTGGTGCGAGTTGTTGGAGCTTTGCTTGGCTTCACACACGAAGAACTGGAAAAG GTGGGCACTGGATCGTCGGCTCCAAAAGGATCCTGGATTTCTACTATTATTCCGTTTGGTCACAGCGCTCCAAAGACACCGACCAAAACAACAGCTTCAGGAGAAAAG